A single window of Nematostella vectensis chromosome 4, jaNemVect1.1, whole genome shotgun sequence DNA harbors:
- the LOC5499032 gene encoding thiol S-methyltransferase METTL7B, which translates to MASIGNTLQVELTALFFYTATAVFAFFLLIKFRILHRILSTIASTKSYKKWFAQVQSQWSQYPEAVISQRAIRGELFAEIGARLKELGGDLYEIGISTGRNLAYMNLPEKSSLVAVDYNPHMEKFLRENLKKYPAINLKEFIVQGSEDMSEIPDNSVSVLVATQLLCSMDEEVVKKSLQEFKRVLKPGGYYFFMEHVKDEPWTIRSFLQLLSSSITGFMPMFLDGCCSDRETWNHLHNAGFSRLSYKKGLAGLVRNWKDPFFTCLVYLTRTKMWGFAQKTVP; encoded by the exons atggcgtccaTTGGAAATACATTGCAAGTTGAACTTACCGCCTTGTTCTTTTACACTGCAACTGCGGTATTCGCTTTCTTTTTACTGATCAAGTTTCGGATCTTGCATCGTATACTCTCAACGATTGCGTCTACAAAATCATACAAGAAATGGTTTGCGCAAGTGCAATCGCAATGGAGTCAGTACCCCGAAGCTGTGATATCCCAAAGAGCTATTCGGGGGGAACTTTTTGCTGAGATCGGAGCGAGACTTAAAGAATTAGGCGGTGATTTGTATGAGATTGGAATAAGCACTGGCCGAAATCTAGCGTACATGAATTTACCAGAGAAATCGTCTCTGGTCGCAGTCGATTACAACCCCCATATGGAAAAATTCCTCCGTGAGAACTTGAAGAAGTATCCGGCGATTAATCTCAAGGAATTTATAGTGCAGGGCTCTGAAGATATGAGTGAAATACCGGATAACTCCGTGTCAGTTCTTGTTGCAACGCAGTTGTTGTGTTCTATGGATGAGGAAGTGGTTAAGAAGAGTTTGCAGGAGTTTAAAAGAGTGCTGAAACCG GGAGGGTATTACTTCTTCATGGAGCATGTTAAAG aTGAGCCCTGGACCATAAGGAGCTTTCTCCAACTGCTTTCCTCCTCTATTACAGGCTTTATGCCAATGTTTCTTGATGGCTGCTGTAGTGATAGAGAAACTTGGAATCATTTGCACAATGCTGGGTTCTCAAGGTTATCTTACAAAAAGGGCTTGGCTGGTCTAGTAAGAAATTGGAAAGACCCgttttttacttgtttggtATACCTTACCAGGACTAAAATGTGGGGATTTGCCCAAAAAACGGTGCCATAG
- the LOC116604850 gene encoding uncharacterized protein K02A2.6-like — translation MLAVVYSLQKFDQYVYGREVTVESDHKPLAAIVTKPLRSAPKRLQGMLLKMQRYCVTIVYKPGTEMYLADTLSRAFLQSSKNAQGEFERINAVKLLPITDERLAELKKNTRDDEVLQQLRQVIQIGWPEERKELPACLIPYFSCRDELAIYDGLVFKGERLIVPKAMRASMKERLHSSHIGVNGCLRRARECLFWPGMTSEIKEFISQCESCCMYDNKQQRETLMSHETTELPWEKVGIDLFTIDGKNYLIVTWIPDVVISDNGPQFYCEEFAAFTKSWGFEHRTGSPGHQQPNGKAEASVKQAKKLIPKAKSSREDLYLGLFAVRNTPTESMGSSLAQRLLGRRCKTRLPTTRELLRPQTVSTELIKKQTKEQQQRQAKYYDRGARDLEPLDEGDVVRMRPFRLGKKEWDRATVRKRLDERSYEIETDCS, via the exons ATGCTCGCTGTGGTATACTCACTGCAGAAATTCGATCAATACGTCTATGGAAGAGAAGTAACAGTGGAAAGCGACCATAAGCCCTTAGCAGCGATTGTAACAAAGCCCTTGAGGAGCGCCCCAAAACGCCTACAGGGTATGCTTCTGAAGATGCAGAGATACTGCGTTACCATTGTATACAAGCCCGGAACGGAGATGTATTTAGCAGACACGCTAAGCCGGGCATTTTTGCAGTCGTCAAAGAATGCACAGGGGGAGTTCGAGAGAATCAATGCGGTAAAGTTACTCCCAATCACTGACGAGCGTCTAGCGGAGCTCAAGAAAAACACCAGGGATGACGAGGTCCTACAGCAGCTGAGACAAGTGATTCAGATCGGCTGGCCTGAGGAGAGGAAAGAACTCCCTGCTTGCCTGATCCCCTACTTCAGTTGTCGGGATGAGCTAGCTATCTACGATGGTCTAGTGTTCAAAGGAGAGCGTCTAATCGTCCCGAAGGCCATGCGTGCAAGCATGAAAGAAAGGCTACACAGCTCACACATTGGGGTGAATGGATGCCTACGTCGAGCGAGAGAATGCCTCTTCTGGCCTGGCATGACCAGCGAGATAAAAGAATTCATCTCGCAGTGCGAGAGCTGTTGCATGTACGACAACAAGCAGCAAAGAGAAACCTTGATGAGCCACGAGACGACAGAGCTTCCATGGGAGAAAGTCGGCATTGATCTATTCACAATTGATGGTAAAAATTACCTCATTGTG ACATGGATTCCAGACGTAGTCATCAGCGACAATGGACCACAGTTTTATTGTGAAGAGTTTGCAGCGTTTACGAAGAGCTGGGGTTTTGAGCACAGAACCGGAAGCCCAGGACACCAGCAGCCCAACGGGAAGGCTGAAGCCTctgtcaagcaagccaagaaGCTCATTCCGAAAGCGAAATCTAGTAGGGAAGACCTATACTTGGGATTATTCGCGGTCAGGAACACACCAACTGAATCGATGGGCTCTAGTCTGGCACAGCGTTTGCTAGGAAGAAGATGCAAGACCAGGCTACCAACAACGAGGGAGCTGTTGCGTCCCCAGACAGTGTCGACTGAGCTAATAAAGAAGCAGACGAAAGAGCAGCAACAACGACAGGCGAAATACTACGACAGGGGAGCTCGCGACCTGGAGCCTTTGGATGAAGGGGACGTAGTGAGAATGAGGCCGTTTAGGCTTGGGAAAAAGGAATGGGACAGAGCGACTGTCCGCAAACGGCTTGACGAGAGATCATATGAAATTGAGACTGATTGTTCTTAG
- the LOC116618539 gene encoding uncharacterized protein LOC116618539, which translates to MRTYLENVDVDTLVSSKVSCQDKVKMLETIVEKALAQGDQDRYRLFRNCVNRERKVCRAKFYNSKVECLKDCKPATWWREVKKLSGISAPAGGNGITNLLHHIADDSVAESQQAKLVRVANTINEAFLEPIGVFSPLPPSAHAHFPPDVALQKLSALNPRKASGPDGIPGWVLNESADLLATSVTDILNCFFREARLPQSWKDANITPVPKQKPISDVNKHLRPIFLTPVLSKVAEDYVVEHFVKPAILAKVDRRQFGTVPGSNTTHALISMIHSWLSATDGNGATVRAILLDFRKAFDLIDHRILVDKLHAYDIPHSVISWIVDFLSCRRQRVKLGQDCFSEWGAISSGVINDLDAQGVDLWKYVDDTTLAEVVNKGEECTVQHSLDELSCKVATDRFQLNEAKCKELRISFKRTTGSTTAKQIVEQYNDVCSGDLGTLEGKQHLDVDPTVPPNIAPSRRVPFALKPQLEAELQRLTDIGVIVPVDEPTD; encoded by the exons ATGCGCACCTACCTGGAAAATGTGGATGTGGATACACTTGTCAGCAGCAAAGTCTCTTGCCAAGACAAAGTTAAGATGCTTGAGACTATCGTGGAA AAAGCGTTAGCACAAGGAGACCAAGACCGTTATCGGTTGTTTAGAAATTGTGTTAACAGGGAGCGGAAGGTCTGTCGCGCCAAATTTTACAACTCTAAAGTGGAATGCCTCAAGGACTGTAAACCTGCTACTTGGTGGCGGGAGGTTAAGAAGCTTAGTGGAATTTCTGCGCCTGCCGGTGGTAATGGCATTACAAACTTGCTTCATCATATTGCTGATGACTCCGTCGCTGAATCCCAACAAGCAAAGTTAGTGCGTGTCGCGAATACTATCAACGAGGCATTCCTTGAACCAATTGGAGTATTTTCACCCCTTCCACCCTCCGCACACGCACATTTCCCTCCGGATGTTGCACTCCAG AAGCTCTCTGCTTTAAATCCACGCAAAGCATCTGGCCCAGATGGCATCCCTGGTTGGGTTCTGAATGAGAGTGCGGACTTACTGGCCACGTCGGTGACTGATATTCTTAATTGCTTTTTTCGGGAGGCTCGACTCCCGCAGTCTTGGAAAGATGCTAATATCACCCCGGTACCAAAACAGAAGCCCATAAGTGACGTAAATAAACATCTTCGTCCGATATTCTTAACGCCCGTTCTCTCTAAAGTTGCGGAGGATTATGTTGTGGAGCACTTTGTTAAACCAGCAATTTTAGCAAAGGTTGACCGGCGCCAATTCGGAACTGTCCCTGGATCAAACACAACGCATGCTCTTATTAGCATGATCCACTCATGGCTATCTGCTACTGACGGGAATGGTGCGACAGTCAGAGCTATCTTACTTGACTTTCGTAAAGCGTTCGACCTGATTGACCATCGGATTCTTGTCGACAAGCTCCACGCCTATGACATCCCCCACTCGGTAATCTCGTGGATTGTTGATTTTCTCTCCTGTCGCCGACAAAGGGTTAAGCTTGGCCAAGACTGCTTCTCGGAATGGGGCGCAATTTCATCAGGCGTGATTAATGATCTTGATGCCCAAGGGGTCGACCTCTGGAAGTACGTAGATGACACAACTCTGGCTGAGGTTGTCAACAAAGGAGAGGAATGTACCGTCCAGCATTCCCTTGACGAGTTGTCCTGCAAAGTAGCCACTGATAGATTCCAACTTAACGAAGCCAAGTGCAAGGAACTACGTATTAGTTTTA AGAGAACAACCGGAAGTACAACAGCGAAGCAGATAGTAGAGCAGTACAATGATGTATGTAGTGGCGACTTAGGGACACTCGAAGGAAAGCAGCATCTGGATGTAGACCCGACAGTACCACCTAACATTGCACCATCAAGACGGGTACCTTTTGCGCTGAAGCCGCAGCTGGAAGCCGAGCTACAAAGACTGACGGACATTGGTGTTATAGTGCCTGTTGATGAGCCAACGGACTAG
- the LOC116610261 gene encoding uncharacterized protein LOC116610261 has product MSDDEESGFIMLYPDFQGVKYIPGTCQNFVLDRYKECLGKPYNRITFYIVNRADYASTNKETSSEDEDGVEEDKELMRMLLLLRQIQQEKRKLCQIAFLVRPAEAAVIAVRRSQIRWDLIDKFKDPSFMNRRVVFEIINERGEREAGEGIGVVCEVYTLFWNEFSNSMTIGERERVPFICHDSLSWEAVGRILVKGYESFSYFPLFLSKVFICFCLFDNDVQDDLYLDSFKRYLSASEEELMEDVIKGNDPTTDEFQRFLGEILVEKIRPFPNQTHKNGDPPRKAMLEDPPCFAGAPKGQVVKKVIYPQL; this is encoded by the exons ATGAGTGATGATGAGGAGAGCGGATTCATAATGCTTTATCCAGACTTCCAGGGAGTGAAATACATCCCAGGAACTTGTCAGAACTTTGTTCTTGATCGCTACAAAGAATGTCTGGGAAAGCCTTACAACAGAATAACATTCTACATTGTAAACCGGGCTGATTATGCAT CTACCAACAAAGAAACCTCATCAGAAGACGAGGATGGTGTTGAAGAAGACAAG GAGTTGATGAGAATGCTTCTGCTGCTAAGACAAATCCAGCAAGAGAAGAGGAAGTTGTGTCAGATAGCATTTCTTGTGAGGCCTGCAGAAGCAGCTGTCATTGCCGTTCGCCGCTCCCAAATAAGATGGGATCTGATAGACAAGTTTAAAGATCCCAGTTTTATGAATAGAAGAGTAGTGTTTGAGATAATCAATGAAAGGGGGGAGAGAGAGGCAGGGGAGGGTATAGGGGTAGTCTGTGAGGTGTACACTCTGTTTTGGAATGAATTTTCCAATTCTATGACAATAGGAGAAAGAGAAAGGGTCCCTTTTATTTGTCATGACTCGTTGTCATGGGAGGCAGTGGGTCGCATCCTAGTTAAAGGGTATGAATCATTTTCCTATTTCCCTTTGTTCTTATCAAAggtgtttatttgtttttgcctGTTTGATAATGACGTCCAAGATGATTTATATCTTGACTCCTTTAAGAGGTATCTATCCGCATCAGAAGAAGAACTCATGGAAGATGTCATCAAAGGTAATGACCCAACCACTGACGAGTTCCAAAGATTTCTTGGAGAGATTTTGGTTGAAAAAATACGACCCTTCCCCAATCAAACACACAAAAATGGTGATCCTCCCCGAAAAgccatgctcgaggatccaccatgctttgcgggcgctcccaaaggtcaGGTAGTAAAAAAGGTAATATACCCACAATTGTAA
- the LOC116618554 gene encoding methionine-R-sulfoxide reductase B1-A-like — protein sequence MSFCALASKEKFKDHFEAGVYTCAECGQGLFQAKAKYAHHTPWPAFGTTISDDAVTKELETEKQESSDKPSFKVFCSRCKTQLGHEFIGDGPDGTSRFUIYSERLAFAPHQEKHTSS from the exons ATGTCTTTCTGTGCCCTTGCGAGCAAAGAAAAATTCAAGGACCATTTCGAAGCAG GTGTGTATACGTGTGCTGAATGTGGACAAGGTCTATTCCAAGCTAAAGCTAAGTATGCTCATCATACACCATGGCCAGCATTTGGGACAACTATCAGTGATGATGCAGTTACAAAGGAATTGGAGACAGAGAAACAGGAAAGCTCTGATAAACCTTCCTTTAAG GTGTTTTGCAGCAGGTGTAAAACTCAACTTGGTCATGAATTTATAGGAGATGGACCCGATGGTACATCACGCTTCTGAATATACTCCGAGAGGTTGGCTTTTGCCCCACACCAGGAAAAGCACACAAGCTCGTAG
- the LOC5512906 gene encoding dapdiamide synthesis protein DdaC isoform X1 has product MMYRERILVPSRGFLGDIYEFGTQRIFRETTRRAMATRAMFKVFGRVLLRANNRLSHRLLTTKTTQKVTSKLFTRLTKESLQQKAQNPIAKRMYLPGSHGQGFPKYLANARDDLPYAVQAEAADQLCIMELGQKARAELNEYLPKYGVVLFRGLPVDNNSAFSEFCDGLGYAPMSYKSGTGNRRKVQGLDRVFTSTEDPKEFNIELHNEMACSTIYPRKVIFYCHQAPGDACGGLTPLARNSEVFSKLDMRIIAKLQQRQIRYHRYLTDESAGLYASWQQSFQTDDPREVDKFLDAAGFHYEWNQSDNSLTYWYILPPIIPHPVSGEPKWFTQPHVHHNTYYKESPMFEGSTLPNNKYPTHATYGDGEEFEPEVIQHIRAIGWQCAVGFPWQNGDVMVIDNFLAMHSRLSFTGERKIYAFLTAD; this is encoded by the exons ATGATGTACAGAGAACGGATCTTGGTCCCCAGCAGAGGTTTTCTTGGCGACATTTACGAA TTTGGCACCCAAAGAATATTCAGAGAAACAACAAGAAGAGCGATGGCTACAAG AGCCATGTTTAAAGTTTTTGGGAGAGTCCTCTTACGAGCCAACAACAGGTTGTCCCACAGGCTGTTGACAACAAAGACAACCCAAAAAGTAACTTCGAAATTGTTCACTCGTCTCACAAAAGAAAGCTTGCAGCAGAAGGCACAAAACCCGATCGCAAAGCGAATGTACTTACCCGGCTCGCACGGTCAAGGCTTCCCGAAGTACCTTGCGAACGCTCGAGATGATCTACCTTATGCTGTGCAGGCAGAAGCCGCTGACCAGCTTTGCATCATGGAGCTAGGTCAGAAGGCCCGAGCAGAGCTTAACGAATATCTCCCCAAATATGGCGTGGTGCTTTTTCGAGGATTGCCAGTCGATAATAATTCGGCATTCTCCGAATTCTGCGACGGTCTCGGCTACGCTCCGATGAGTTACAAGAGTGGTACGGGAAATCGAAGAAAAGTACAAGGGCTGGATCGTGTGTTCACATCCACTGAGGACCCTAAAGAATTCAATATTGAGCTGCATAACGAGATGGCGTGTTCGACTATATACCCAAGGaag GTGATCTTCTATTGTCACCAAGCGCCTGGGGACGCTTGTGGAGGCCTGACACCTCTAGCAAGGAATTCCGAAGTGTTTTCGAAACTTGACATGCGCATTATTGCCAAGCTCCAGCAGAGACAAATACGTTATCATAGATACTTGACGGACGAGTCCGCTGGCCTGTATGCATCGTGGCAACAGTCCTTTCAAACCGACGATCCGCGG GAAGTAGACAAATTCCTTGACGCCGCTGGCTTCCACTATGAATGGAACCAATCAGACAACAGCTTGACTTACTGGTACATCCTACCCCCAATCATACCACATCCGGTCAGCGGTGAGCCCAAGTGGTTTACCCAGCCACATGTCCACCACAACACTTACTACAAAGAGTCGCCGATGTTTGAAGGGTCTACCCTCCCAAACAACAAGTACCCAACTCATGCAACTTACGGCGACGGGGAGGAGTTTGAACCGGAGGTCATTCAGCACATCCGGGCTATTGGTTGGCAATGTGCTGTGGGTTTTCCGTGGCAGAATGGTGACGTCATGGTAATTGACAACTTTCTTGCGATGCACAGTCGTCTTAGCTTCACGGGGGAAAGGAAGATTTATGCATTCCTAACAGCAGACTAA
- the LOC5512906 gene encoding uncharacterized protein LOC5512906 isoform X2, with the protein MMYRERILVPSRGFLGDIYEFGTQRIFRETTRRAMATRAMFKVFGRVLLRANNRLSHRLLTTKTTQKVTSKLFTRLTKESLQQKAQNPIAKRMYLPGSHGQGFPKYLANARDDLPYAVQAEAADQLCIMELGQKARAELNEYLPKYGVVLFRGLPVDNNSAFSEFCDGLGYAPMSYKSGTGNRRKVQGLDRVFTSTEDPKEFNIELHNEMACSTIYPRKEVDKFLDAAGFHYEWNQSDNSLTYWYILPPIIPHPVSGEPKWFTQPHVHHNTYYKESPMFEGSTLPNNKYPTHATYGDGEEFEPEVIQHIRAIGWQCAVGFPWQNGDVMVIDNFLAMHSRLSFTGERKIYAFLTAD; encoded by the exons ATGATGTACAGAGAACGGATCTTGGTCCCCAGCAGAGGTTTTCTTGGCGACATTTACGAA TTTGGCACCCAAAGAATATTCAGAGAAACAACAAGAAGAGCGATGGCTACAAG AGCCATGTTTAAAGTTTTTGGGAGAGTCCTCTTACGAGCCAACAACAGGTTGTCCCACAGGCTGTTGACAACAAAGACAACCCAAAAAGTAACTTCGAAATTGTTCACTCGTCTCACAAAAGAAAGCTTGCAGCAGAAGGCACAAAACCCGATCGCAAAGCGAATGTACTTACCCGGCTCGCACGGTCAAGGCTTCCCGAAGTACCTTGCGAACGCTCGAGATGATCTACCTTATGCTGTGCAGGCAGAAGCCGCTGACCAGCTTTGCATCATGGAGCTAGGTCAGAAGGCCCGAGCAGAGCTTAACGAATATCTCCCCAAATATGGCGTGGTGCTTTTTCGAGGATTGCCAGTCGATAATAATTCGGCATTCTCCGAATTCTGCGACGGTCTCGGCTACGCTCCGATGAGTTACAAGAGTGGTACGGGAAATCGAAGAAAAGTACAAGGGCTGGATCGTGTGTTCACATCCACTGAGGACCCTAAAGAATTCAATATTGAGCTGCATAACGAGATGGCGTGTTCGACTATATACCCAAGGaag GAAGTAGACAAATTCCTTGACGCCGCTGGCTTCCACTATGAATGGAACCAATCAGACAACAGCTTGACTTACTGGTACATCCTACCCCCAATCATACCACATCCGGTCAGCGGTGAGCCCAAGTGGTTTACCCAGCCACATGTCCACCACAACACTTACTACAAAGAGTCGCCGATGTTTGAAGGGTCTACCCTCCCAAACAACAAGTACCCAACTCATGCAACTTACGGCGACGGGGAGGAGTTTGAACCGGAGGTCATTCAGCACATCCGGGCTATTGGTTGGCAATGTGCTGTGGGTTTTCCGTGGCAGAATGGTGACGTCATGGTAATTGACAACTTTCTTGCGATGCACAGTCGTCTTAGCTTCACGGGGGAAAGGAAGATTTATGCATTCCTAACAGCAGACTAA